A single region of the Pectinophora gossypiella chromosome 2, ilPecGoss1.1, whole genome shotgun sequence genome encodes:
- the LOC126379098 gene encoding uncharacterized protein LOC126379098 encodes MWCYRRMLRLSWTQKVTNMKVLQRVGMSRKLMQTVKKRKVAYLGHILKNERYQLLQLIMMGKIEGKRRRGRRKRSWLRNIWEWTGVTTVEQLFRLASDREEFSKLTANVQ; translated from the coding sequence ATGTGGTGCTACCGTCGCATGCTGCGACTAAGCTGGACCCAGAAAGTCACCAATATGAAGGTTCTCCAACGCGTCGGTATGTCCCGGAAATTGAtgcaaactgtcaaaaaacggaAAGTAGCGTATTTGGGGCATATTCTTAAAAATGAAAGATACCAGCTgcttcaattaattatgatgggcaaaattgaagggaaaagacgtcgagggaggaggaagaggtcatggctgcggaacatctgggaatggaccggcgttacaaccgtagaacagctgtttcgtctcgcttctgacagagaagagttctcaaagctgacggccaacgtccagtaa